The following proteins are encoded in a genomic region of Streptococcus sp. 29892:
- a CDS encoding ATP-dependent Clp protease proteolytic subunit, with protein MIPVVIEQTSRGERSYDIYSRLLKDRIIMLTGPVEDNMANSIIAQLLFLDAQDPTKDIYLYVNTPGGSVSAGLAIVDTMNFIKADVQTIVMGTAASMGTIIASSGAKGKRFMLPNAEYMIHQPMGGTGGGTQQTDMAIAAEHLLKTRNKLEKILADNSGKTVKQIHKDAERDYWMTAEETLAYGFIDQIMDNTKTK; from the coding sequence ATGATTCCAGTAGTTATTGAACAAACCAGTCGTGGAGAGCGTTCGTATGATATTTATTCGCGTTTGCTCAAAGACCGTATTATCATGTTGACAGGACCAGTTGAAGACAACATGGCAAACTCTATCATTGCCCAGTTGCTATTCCTTGATGCTCAAGATCCTACAAAGGATATTTACCTTTATGTAAATACCCCTGGTGGTTCTGTGTCAGCAGGTCTTGCTATTGTTGATACCATGAACTTTATCAAGGCTGATGTGCAAACCATCGTTATGGGGACAGCAGCTAGCATGGGTACAATTATCGCTTCGAGCGGTGCCAAAGGCAAACGTTTCATGTTGCCAAATGCAGAATACATGATTCACCAGCCAATGGGTGGAACAGGTGGTGGTACACAGCAAACGGATATGGCCATTGCAGCGGAACACTTGCTTAAAACCCGTAACAAATTAGAAAAAATCTTGGCTGATAATTCAGGAAAAACAGTGAAACAAATCCACAAGGATGCAGAACGCGATTACTGGATGACTGCAGAAGAAACTCTTGCATACGGCTTCATTGACCAAATTATGGACAATACAAAAACAAAATAA
- a CDS encoding DUF2129 domain-containing protein: MFEKRERTCLTVYLHYNRDARKLNQYGDIHYHSKKLRYVLIYLDKDQSEFIIQKLKKEKFVKKVLPSYIKELDQNFVGSLWREEEPII, encoded by the coding sequence ATGTTTGAGAAGAGAGAACGGACCTGCCTGACTGTGTATTTGCATTACAATCGAGATGCTAGAAAGCTAAATCAGTACGGAGATATCCATTATCATTCAAAGAAATTGCGTTATGTTCTGATTTATTTGGATAAGGATCAGTCTGAGTTTATCATCCAAAAATTAAAAAAGGAAAAATTTGTTAAGAAGGTTCTTCCGTCCTATATAAAAGAGTTAGACCAGAATTTTGTTGGTAGCTTGTGGCGGGAAGAGGAACCAATTATTTAA
- a CDS encoding ABC transporter substrate-binding protein, with amino-acid sequence MKTRKFAVALATFASAALLAACGTVSSTNSSAQGAAIGDTFKIGYNLELSGAVSSYGQNEEKGANLAVKEINAAGGIGGKQIEVITKDNKSETAEAATVATSLASEGANIVIGPATSGAAAASIPALTSAGVPMITPSGTQTNLVVNDKGEVQDYFFRATFTDGYQGQVMAKYATENLSAKKVVLYYDNSSDYGKGVAEAFKKAYAGEIVSEITFASGDKDFQAALTKLKDAEFDAIVMPGYYNETGTIVKQARGLGITQPVLGSDGFDSPQFTELATASAATNVYYLSGYVTSASDKAKAFSEAYKKEYNEEPNMFAALAYDAVYMAAKAAEGAADSKALKDNLAALKDFEGVTGTMSVDAEHNVVKSVYIVGLTDGEQTSVDTISAE; translated from the coding sequence ATGAAAACAAGAAAATTTGCAGTAGCACTTGCTACCTTTGCCTCAGCAGCCCTACTTGCTGCCTGTGGTACCGTTTCATCAACAAATAGCTCAGCACAGGGTGCTGCTATCGGTGATACTTTCAAGATTGGTTATAACTTGGAGTTGTCAGGTGCCGTATCATCTTATGGTCAAAATGAAGAAAAAGGTGCAAACCTTGCTGTCAAAGAAATCAATGCAGCTGGTGGTATCGGTGGTAAGCAGATTGAAGTTATCACTAAAGATAACAAATCTGAAACTGCAGAAGCGGCAACAGTTGCAACTAGCTTGGCAAGTGAAGGAGCAAATATTGTAATTGGTCCTGCAACATCTGGTGCAGCAGCAGCTTCTATTCCTGCTTTGACGTCAGCAGGTGTTCCAATGATTACACCTTCTGGTACACAAACAAACTTGGTTGTAAATGACAAAGGTGAAGTACAAGACTACTTCTTCCGTGCAACCTTTACAGATGGATACCAAGGTCAAGTAATGGCTAAGTATGCGACAGAAAACTTGTCAGCTAAGAAGGTTGTTCTTTACTATGACAACTCTTCTGACTATGGTAAGGGTGTAGCAGAAGCCTTCAAGAAAGCTTACGCAGGTGAGATTGTTTCTGAAATCACATTTGCTTCAGGCGATAAAGATTTCCAAGCAGCTTTGACTAAATTGAAAGATGCGGAGTTTGATGCTATTGTTATGCCAGGTTACTACAATGAAACTGGTACAATCGTTAAACAAGCACGTGGTCTAGGTATCACTCAACCAGTCCTTGGTTCAGATGGTTTCGACTCACCACAGTTCACTGAATTGGCAACTGCTTCAGCAGCAACAAACGTTTACTACCTTTCAGGTTATGTAACTTCAGCTAGTGATAAAGCGAAAGCTTTCAGCGAAGCTTATAAGAAAGAATACAACGAAGAGCCAAATATGTTTGCAGCCCTTGCTTATGACGCAGTTTACATGGCAGCAAAAGCAGCAGAAGGTGCAGCAGATTCAAAAGCTCTTAAAGACAACCTTGCAGCTTTGAAAGATTTCGAAGGTGTAACAGGTACTATGTCAGTTGATGCAGAGCATAATGTTGTGAAATCAGTTTACATTGTTGGTTTGACAGATGGAGAGCAGACATCAGTTGATACAATTTCAGCAGAATAA